A genome region from Nicotiana tabacum cultivar K326 chromosome 13, ASM71507v2, whole genome shotgun sequence includes the following:
- the LOC142168074 gene encoding uncharacterized protein LOC142168074 produces MSRKFDFQDLSTVTLTQTCNAVVTRPMAQKVSDPGSFTIPCTIGSYDFAKALCDLGANINLMPLAIYTKLGIGRARPTSMLLQLANRTVKRTTGILDDVLVQVGKFVFPADFVILDCQVDEEIPIILGRPFLATGRALIDCETRELKMRLNNEEIILNVQQSIRRPSEFANCSLVEAVDVILQEEDETLNVKDPLEACLMNLEEMDGEGLAEWVMALEGQGFWKREPQFEPLRLEERETPPANHK; encoded by the coding sequence atgtcgaggaaatttgacttccAGGACCTGTCCACTGTAACTCTGACACAGACCTGCAACGCGGTAGTGACAAGACCTATGGCCCAAAAGGTGTCTGATCCAGGTAGCTTCACTATCCCATGCACTATTGGGAGTTATGATTTTGCTAAAGCATTATGTGACTTGGGAGCCaacataaacttgatgcccttggcaaTCTATACAAAACTgggcattggcagagctagaccgACATCAATGTTGCTGCAACTGGCCAATCGCACAGTCAAAAGAACGACAGGAattcttgatgatgtgcttgtgcaAGTGGGAAAAtttgtatttcctgcagactttgTTATTCTTGACTGTCAGGTGGATGAAGAGATACCCATCATTCTGGGAAGGCCATTCTTAGCCACTGGGAGAGCATTAATTGATTGTGAGACTAGAGAGTTAAAAATGAGGTTGAACAATGAAGAAATAATATTGAACGTTCAACAATCCATAAGGAGACCCAGTGAATTTGCAAACTGCTCACTAGTGGAGGCCGTGGATGTGATACTGCAAGAAGAGGATGAGACCCTTAATGTCAAGGATCCACTAGAAGCCTGCTTGATGAATTTGGAAGAGATGGACGGTGAAGGGTTGGCAGAGTGGGTCATGGCTCTCGAAGGTCAAGGATTCTGGAaaagggaacctcagttcgagCCCTTACGCTTAGAAGAGAGAGAAACACCACCTGCAAACCATAAATAG